One region of Deinococcus koreensis genomic DNA includes:
- a CDS encoding FGGY-family carbohydrate kinase, giving the protein MSAETGRDLLIGVDVGTYSSKGVLVDLSGAIRRQHTVPHGIDMPHHGHVEQDADLVWWADVQAILRELLSEPGTAGRVAGVACSAIGPTLLPLDGAGTPLRPGILYGIDTRAQAQIEALEAEIGADAIFAHSHMALTSQAIGPKMRWLREHEPEVWTRTAMLTTASSYLTFRLTGEHVIDHHTGAHTMPLYDPRTRSWTDRYAAAVLGDRRLDVLPRLAWSDEVAGHVTAQAAAETGLREGTPVAVGTVDALAEGLSVGALQPGDLMVMYGSSTFFILVQDAPTPDPRVWSVGGAFPGQVNLAAGMGTTGSLTRWFVDEFAQEHETAAAYDTLFAGAAALAPGADGLLLLPYFSGERTPINDPRARGVIAGLTLSHTREHLFRAALEGVGYGVRHNLEAFRDLGADIRRVVAVGGGTRGHTWLQIVSDICGLAQEVPQVTVGASYGDAFLAGLAAGVLERDDLNTWVRPGERVEPNGALKPEYDRLYSLYRELYTQTRDTVHALGGVG; this is encoded by the coding sequence ATGTCGGCTGAGACGGGCCGAGACCTGCTGATCGGCGTGGACGTCGGCACCTATTCCAGCAAGGGGGTGCTGGTCGATCTGTCGGGCGCCATTCGGCGGCAGCACACGGTGCCCCACGGCATCGACATGCCGCACCACGGGCACGTCGAGCAGGACGCCGACCTCGTGTGGTGGGCCGACGTGCAGGCCATCCTGCGGGAGCTGCTGTCCGAACCGGGCACGGCCGGGCGGGTGGCAGGGGTCGCCTGCAGCGCCATCGGCCCGACACTGCTGCCGCTGGATGGGGCCGGAACCCCCCTGCGGCCCGGCATCCTGTACGGCATCGATACCCGCGCCCAGGCGCAGATCGAGGCGCTGGAGGCCGAGATCGGCGCCGACGCGATCTTCGCGCACAGCCACATGGCGCTGACCAGCCAGGCGATTGGCCCCAAGATGCGCTGGCTGCGCGAACACGAGCCGGAGGTCTGGACCCGAACCGCGATGCTCACCACCGCGAGCAGTTACCTGACCTTCCGGCTGACCGGCGAGCACGTCATCGACCACCACACCGGCGCCCACACCATGCCGCTGTACGACCCGCGCACGCGCTCCTGGACCGACCGCTACGCGGCGGCCGTGCTGGGCGACCGGCGCCTGGACGTCCTGCCCCGCCTCGCCTGGAGCGACGAGGTCGCCGGCCACGTCACCGCGCAGGCGGCGGCCGAGACCGGGCTGCGCGAGGGCACGCCGGTCGCCGTGGGCACGGTGGACGCGCTCGCCGAGGGCCTCAGCGTGGGCGCCTTGCAGCCCGGCGACCTGATGGTCATGTACGGCTCCTCGACCTTCTTCATCCTCGTGCAGGACGCCCCCACGCCCGACCCGCGCGTGTGGTCGGTCGGCGGCGCGTTCCCGGGGCAGGTCAACCTGGCCGCCGGCATGGGCACCACCGGCTCGCTGACCCGCTGGTTCGTGGATGAGTTCGCCCAGGAGCACGAGACCGCCGCCGCCTACGACACCCTGTTCGCCGGGGCGGCGGCCCTCGCCCCCGGCGCGGACGGCCTGCTCCTGCTGCCCTACTTCAGTGGCGAGCGCACGCCCATCAACGATCCGCGCGCCCGCGGCGTGATCGCCGGGCTGACCCTCTCTCACACCCGTGAACACCTCTTCCGAGCCGCGCTGGAGGGGGTCGGCTACGGCGTCCGCCACAACCTCGAGGCCTTCCGCGACCTGGGGGCCGACATCCGGCGGGTCGTGGCGGTGGGGGGCGGTACCCGGGGCCACACCTGGCTGCAGATCGTCTCGGACATCTGCGGGCTGGCGCAGGAGGTGCCGCAGGTCACGGTGGGCGCCTCCTACGGCGACGCCTTCCTGGCCGGGCTCGCGGCCGGCGTGCTGGAGCGGGATGACCTGAACACCTGGGTCAGGCCCGGCGAACGGGTGGAGCCCAATGGAGCCCTGAAGCCCGAGTATGACCGCCTGTACTCGCTGTACCGGGAGCTCTACACCCAGACCCGGGACACGGTGCACGCACTGGGCGGGGTGGGCTGA